The Paenibacillus sp. RUD330 genome has a segment encoding these proteins:
- a CDS encoding CapA family protein, translating into MFVSRSNSRQHHRRQRKRRLRRLVIVNFILLAAAALLVGGFLWSRTDPSASGGGSSASSGGSGSEGTSPAPAVSSDPSSAPSPSPPPSASPEQPSPTPEPSGEPAPSLSPTPEPTVSATPQATLPPADSTSPGSGWSGDMPKDAGAVRLAFTGDILLASKVADQMEANGLDYPFTGAASYLSKPDLTAGNLETPITLRGKPAEDKQYVFKGKPGYLKPLKEAGFDVVTVANNHTLDQGTEGLLDTMKHLDEVKLPHVGGGRNDKEAFAPVILSSKGVKIAYIGVSRVLPVTDWMAGPNRIGVAEAYNSARAVEAIKSAKQKTDLVVVMVHWGTERSDQPNAQQKSLARDLVDAGADLVIGAHPHVLQGFELYKGKWIAYSLGNFIFTSNSNSKTSETGVLDAVCSKEGNCGLQFHPMKITLSRPAPMEGEEAAALLKRLDSISSAAAVGSDGKVKAR; encoded by the coding sequence TTGTTCGTATCCCGTTCCAACTCCAGGCAGCATCACCGTCGCCAGCGCAAGCGCCGGCTCCGCCGGCTCGTCATCGTCAACTTCATTCTTCTTGCCGCCGCGGCCTTGCTTGTCGGCGGATTTCTATGGAGCCGGACGGATCCTTCCGCCAGCGGAGGCGGCAGCTCGGCTTCGTCCGGGGGCTCCGGCAGCGAGGGGACGAGTCCGGCTCCGGCTGTTTCATCCGATCCTTCATCCGCGCCCAGTCCGAGCCCGCCGCCTTCCGCCAGTCCGGAGCAGCCATCGCCGACGCCGGAGCCCAGCGGGGAGCCGGCACCGTCGCTGAGTCCGACGCCGGAGCCGACCGTCTCGGCGACTCCACAAGCGACGCTGCCGCCGGCCGATTCCACGAGCCCGGGCAGCGGCTGGAGCGGCGATATGCCGAAGGATGCGGGAGCTGTCCGCCTTGCTTTTACGGGCGATATCCTGCTGGCGTCCAAAGTGGCGGATCAGATGGAGGCGAACGGCCTTGACTATCCGTTCACAGGCGCTGCTTCCTATCTGTCCAAGCCCGACCTTACCGCCGGCAATCTGGAGACGCCGATCACGCTGCGGGGCAAGCCGGCAGAGGACAAGCAATATGTGTTCAAAGGCAAGCCCGGCTATTTGAAGCCGCTCAAGGAAGCCGGCTTCGACGTCGTCACCGTCGCCAACAACCATACGCTCGACCAGGGCACGGAAGGTCTTCTGGACACGATGAAGCACCTCGACGAAGTCAAGCTTCCCCATGTGGGGGGCGGCCGCAACGACAAGGAGGCCTTCGCTCCCGTCATTCTCTCCAGCAAAGGCGTCAAGATCGCCTACATAGGCGTCAGCCGCGTGCTTCCTGTGACGGACTGGATGGCAGGTCCGAATCGGATCGGAGTCGCGGAAGCCTACAATTCGGCGAGAGCCGTCGAGGCGATCAAATCCGCCAAGCAGAAGACGGATCTCGTCGTCGTCATGGTCCACTGGGGCACCGAGCGTTCCGATCAGCCGAACGCGCAGCAGAAAAGTCTCGCGAGGGATCTTGTCGATGCCGGAGCCGATCTCGTCATCGGCGCGCATCCTCATGTGCTGCAAGGCTTCGAGCTGTACAAGGGCAAGTGGATCGCCTACAGCCTGGGCAATTTCATCTTCACCTCCAATTCCAACTCCAAGACGAGCGAGACAGGCGTGCTGGACGCCGTCTGCTCCAAGGAAGGCAACTGCGGCCTGCAGTTCCATCCGATGAAAATAACGCTGTCCCGGCCTGCTCCCATGGAAGGAGAGGAAGCCGCGGCGCTGCTGAAGCGACTCGACAGCATCAGCTCTGCGGCTGCAGTCGGATCGGACGGCAAGGTGAAGGCGCGTTGA
- a CDS encoding glycerophosphodiester phosphodiesterase family protein, producing the protein MRNPCVAHRGWSGAAPENTLAAVRLAADADDVEWAEIDVQLSSDGIPVLMHDKRLNRTTNGGRTEAARVAAAKLRSLDAGSWFSPAFKQEGVPLLEEVLRETGDRLKFNIELKRHDRGDGLLEERVAEAVERSGMRERSVLTSFSRESLRHLRSLDTGIKTGLISDSWSASLPAELSALGCSLLSADHSAMNRERIRLLKAAGIRTMVWTLNDFRLIRRYALMDPSVLICTNYPDRWREALRSLPQPLELPGREAWPG; encoded by the coding sequence TTGAGGAATCCATGCGTTGCCCACCGCGGCTGGTCAGGCGCGGCTCCGGAGAATACGCTGGCGGCGGTTCGGCTGGCCGCGGATGCGGACGATGTCGAATGGGCCGAGATCGACGTGCAGCTGTCCAGCGACGGCATTCCCGTTCTGATGCATGACAAGCGCCTGAACCGCACGACGAACGGCGGGAGGACGGAGGCTGCCCGCGTTGCTGCCGCCAAGCTTCGGTCCCTGGATGCCGGAAGCTGGTTTTCCCCGGCCTTCAAGCAGGAAGGCGTGCCGCTGCTGGAGGAAGTCCTGAGGGAAACAGGGGACAGGCTGAAGTTCAACATCGAGCTGAAGCGCCATGACCGGGGGGACGGCTTGCTGGAGGAGCGGGTGGCCGAGGCGGTGGAGCGGAGCGGAATGCGGGAGCGCAGCGTGCTGACCTCGTTCAGCAGGGAGTCGCTCAGGCATTTGAGGTCGCTTGATACGGGCATCAAGACCGGCCTGATCAGCGACAGCTGGAGCGCTTCCCTGCCGGCCGAGCTGTCGGCGCTGGGCTGCAGCCTGCTGTCGGCCGATCATTCCGCGATGAACCGCGAGCGGATCCGCCTCCTCAAGGCGGCCGGCATCCGGACGATGGTCTGGACGCTGAACGACTTTCGCCTTATCCGGCGTTATGCGCTCATGGACCCTTCGGTATTGATCTGCACGAATTACCCTGACCGCTGGCGGGAAGCGCTGCGCAGCCTGCCGCAGCCGCTGGAGCTGCCGGGGCGGGAAGCGTGGCCGGGATGA
- a CDS encoding DUF92 domain-containing protein: protein MTENELWTLLGSEPLLRLAIGAAGSLAIAGTAYRLRALSGSGTAAAAFMGTGYVFYGGPIWFGLLIAFFVSSTYWSKWKKKHAAKSGAETNYAKGSRRDAGQVSANGGAGLFLCAIYGFWPEPWLLYAFVGVMASVNADTWATEIGALSRRAPVSVRTLRRVAPGTSGGVTPLGSLAALAGGAFIGACAMLLAQAPTSWSAAAVPAPPALALLLAGAAAGLAGAFADSWLGATVQAMYRCRVCGCETERAVHCGAASERIRGFGWMTNDAVNLLSSLLAGALAALLGQLL from the coding sequence ATGACGGAGAACGAGCTATGGACGCTGCTTGGATCGGAGCCGCTGCTGCGGCTGGCGATCGGAGCGGCAGGCAGCCTCGCCATTGCCGGAACAGCTTATCGGCTGCGGGCATTGTCGGGATCCGGGACGGCAGCGGCCGCTTTCATGGGCACCGGCTACGTCTTTTACGGGGGGCCTATCTGGTTTGGCTTGCTGATCGCTTTTTTCGTCTCTTCGACCTACTGGTCGAAATGGAAGAAGAAGCATGCCGCCAAGTCCGGAGCGGAAACAAACTACGCCAAGGGCAGCAGGCGGGATGCCGGCCAAGTATCCGCCAATGGAGGCGCGGGTCTCTTCCTCTGCGCGATTTACGGCTTCTGGCCGGAGCCGTGGCTGCTGTATGCCTTTGTCGGCGTGATGGCCAGCGTCAATGCCGACACCTGGGCGACGGAGATCGGCGCGCTCAGCCGCCGGGCTCCGGTGTCGGTGCGCACGCTGCGCCGGGTGGCCCCCGGCACGAGCGGCGGCGTCACGCCGCTCGGCAGCCTGGCGGCGCTCGCCGGCGGCGCCTTCATCGGCGCCTGCGCCATGCTGCTGGCGCAGGCGCCCACGAGCTGGAGCGCCGCGGCCGTGCCGGCGCCTCCCGCATTGGCGCTGCTGCTCGCCGGCGCCGCTGCGGGCCTGGCCGGCGCGTTCGCCGATTCATGGCTCGGCGCGACCGTGCAGGCCATGTACCGCTGCCGGGTCTGCGGCTGCGAGACGGAGCGCGCCGTCCATTGCGGCGCCGCTTCCGAGCGCATCCGCGGCTTTGGCTGGATGACGAACGACGCGGTCAACCTGCTGTCTTCGCTGCTGGCCGGGGCGCTGGCTGCCTTGCTCGGACAGCTGCTCTAG
- the pepF gene encoding oligoendopeptidase F: protein MSQVPKRSETAPESRWKLEDIFADQKAWDKEYQEAKTKLKSVASYQGTLSDASKLKACFELEDDLGYHVERLYVYANMKHHEDTAEPEFQALSEKSQRLSVEAGEALSFITPEVLALPDDKLDAFIADPQLAPYRHTLEEMKRQKAHVLSKNEESLLAQVGNISSSPQTIFSMLNNADLKFPKVKNEKGEEVELSHGRYIEFLESRNRQVREDAFKTMYATYGKLKNTLASTLSSNVTKNVFYAKARKYPSVLEMSLYGDNIPKSVYTNLIDTVHKSLPLMYRYMELRKKLLGVDELHMYDLFAPLVDEFDMKITFDEAKKITAESLKPLGEDYGKALREGYSNSWIDVYENEGKRSGAYSWGAYGTHPYVLLNHKDNLNSMFTLTHEMGHALHSYYSDGNQKYRDAQYTIFLAEVASTLNEALLMDHLLNKSTDPKEKMYLLTYYADQFRTTVFRQTMFAEFEKIIHEKAEAGESLTPQELSKIYYDLNALYYGKGMVVDQDIEMEWARIPHFYNSFYVYKYATGFSAATSFAKQILEEGQPAVDRYLGFLKSGGSDFSINILKKAGVDMSSPEPIEQAMSVFESVISQLEELTASAK from the coding sequence ATGAGCCAAGTACCGAAACGTTCCGAGACCGCGCCAGAGTCCCGCTGGAAGCTGGAAGACATTTTCGCCGACCAGAAAGCCTGGGACAAGGAATATCAGGAAGCCAAGACCAAGCTCAAATCCGTCGCTTCCTATCAAGGCACGCTCAGCGACGCCTCCAAGCTCAAAGCCTGCTTCGAGCTCGAGGACGATCTGGGCTATCATGTGGAGCGTCTGTACGTGTACGCCAACATGAAGCATCACGAGGATACGGCCGAGCCCGAATTCCAGGCCCTGTCCGAAAAATCGCAGCGGCTGAGCGTCGAAGCCGGCGAAGCTCTCAGCTTCATTACGCCCGAGGTGCTCGCCCTTCCGGACGACAAGCTCGATGCTTTCATCGCCGATCCGCAGCTCGCTCCCTACCGCCATACGCTGGAGGAGATGAAACGCCAGAAGGCCCATGTCCTTTCCAAGAACGAAGAGTCGCTGCTGGCCCAGGTCGGCAACATCAGCTCTTCGCCGCAGACGATCTTCAGCATGCTGAACAACGCGGATCTGAAGTTCCCCAAAGTCAAGAACGAGAAGGGCGAGGAAGTCGAGCTCTCCCACGGACGCTACATCGAGTTTCTCGAGAGCCGCAACCGCCAGGTCCGCGAGGACGCGTTCAAGACGATGTACGCTACATACGGAAAGCTCAAAAACACGCTGGCCTCGACGCTCAGCTCCAACGTGACCAAAAACGTCTTTTATGCCAAGGCGCGCAAATATCCTTCCGTACTGGAGATGTCGCTCTACGGAGACAACATTCCCAAGTCGGTCTATACGAACCTGATCGACACGGTGCACAAGTCGCTGCCGCTCATGTACCGCTACATGGAGCTCCGCAAGAAGCTGCTCGGCGTCGACGAGCTGCATATGTACGATCTGTTCGCCCCGCTGGTTGACGAGTTCGACATGAAGATCACGTTCGACGAGGCCAAGAAAATCACAGCGGAGAGCTTGAAGCCGCTGGGCGAAGACTATGGCAAGGCGCTTCGGGAAGGCTACTCCAACAGCTGGATCGACGTCTATGAGAACGAAGGCAAGCGCAGCGGCGCCTACAGCTGGGGAGCCTACGGCACGCATCCTTATGTGCTGCTGAACCACAAGGACAACCTCAACAGCATGTTCACGCTGACGCATGAGATGGGCCATGCCCTCCACTCGTACTATTCCGACGGCAACCAGAAGTACCGCGACGCGCAGTACACCATCTTCCTCGCCGAAGTGGCGTCCACGCTGAACGAAGCGCTGCTGATGGACCACCTGCTGAACAAGTCCACGGATCCGAAGGAGAAGATGTACCTCCTCACCTACTACGCGGATCAGTTCCGCACGACGGTGTTCCGCCAGACGATGTTCGCGGAGTTCGAGAAGATCATCCATGAGAAGGCGGAGGCGGGCGAATCGCTGACGCCGCAGGAGCTGTCCAAAATCTACTACGACCTCAACGCCCTCTACTACGGCAAAGGCATGGTCGTGGATCAGGACATCGAGATGGAGTGGGCGCGCATCCCGCACTTCTACAACAGCTTCTACGTGTACAAATATGCGACCGGCTTCTCCGCCGCCACCAGCTTCGCCAAGCAGATTCTGGAGGAGGGACAGCCGGCGGTGGACCGCTATCTCGGCTTCCTGAAGAGCGGCGGCAGCGACTTCTCGATCAACATCCTCAAGAAGGCCGGCGTCGACATGAGCTCGCCGGAGCCGATCGAGCAGGCGATGAGCGTGTTCGAGAGCGTCATCAGCCAGCTCGAGGAATTGACGGCATCGGCCAAATAG
- a CDS encoding methyltransferase domain-containing protein → MRTELKPYEQQGVAVTCRSLDEYMAMFGLSEEDLAAGEIADVAGGASSFTAEAAARGCRTAAFDPTYGVPVRQWHEAARAEIDASTAKLERLKNQFDWSYYGDLDRHRTGRLAALGRSAADRALPGAESRYVAASLPELPAADGRFALVVCSHFLFLYAESLGYEFHRRSLLEMMRICAPGGRVLVYPLLSLHWEPNGDLERLMEAVAAAGGTTELMPSRLPFIPGSDRFLQISIPAR, encoded by the coding sequence ATGAGAACGGAACTGAAGCCTTACGAGCAGCAGGGAGTCGCCGTTACATGCCGGAGCCTCGACGAGTACATGGCCATGTTCGGGCTGTCCGAGGAGGATCTGGCTGCCGGAGAGATCGCCGATGTCGCGGGCGGAGCGTCGTCGTTCACGGCGGAAGCGGCAGCGCGCGGCTGCCGGACCGCGGCATTCGACCCCACGTATGGAGTCCCTGTACGGCAATGGCATGAGGCTGCGCGTGCGGAGATCGACGCCTCGACGGCCAAGCTGGAGCGGCTGAAAAACCAGTTCGACTGGAGCTATTACGGCGATCTCGATCGCCACCGGACAGGCAGGCTGGCGGCGCTCGGGCGCTCGGCCGCGGACCGCGCGCTGCCCGGAGCGGAGAGCCGCTATGTCGCGGCGAGCCTGCCGGAGCTGCCGGCGGCGGACGGGCGGTTCGCGCTTGTCGTCTGCAGCCACTTCCTGTTCTTGTATGCGGAGTCGCTCGGCTACGAGTTCCACCGCCGGTCGCTCCTCGAGATGATGCGCATCTGCGCGCCGGGAGGCCGCGTTCTGGTCTACCCGCTGCTGTCTCTGCACTGGGAGCCGAACGGCGATCTCGAGCGATTAATGGAAGCGGTTGCGGCCGCAGGCGGTACTACGGAGCTCATGCCGTCCCGACTGCCGTTCATCCCAGGCTCAGACCGGTTTTTGCAGATCTCGATTCCGGCACGGTAA
- a CDS encoding cold shock domain-containing protein, whose translation MKGTVKWFNAEKGYGFIQVENGEDVFVHFSAIQTDGFKSLDEGQAVEFDITDGNRGPQAANVVKL comes from the coding sequence TTGAAAGGAACAGTTAAGTGGTTCAACGCAGAAAAAGGCTACGGTTTCATCCAAGTTGAGAACGGTGAAGACGTATTCGTTCACTTCTCTGCTATCCAAACCGACGGCTTCAAGTCCCTGGACGAAGGTCAAGCTGTAGAATTCGACATCACGGACGGCAACCGCGGTCCTCAAGCTGCTAACGTCGTTAAACTGTAG
- a CDS encoding MFS transporter, with amino-acid sequence MSDMTASNTLLAPGAAAREAWKLRAFCFSIYATQAVLVSYFPLYFIDKGFSSQQIGFIYSSGPMLSIAANLVAGALSDKYRTIRRILLALLFGQLAFAALLLPLSAFGPVALVMAAFYLCQTPVNPLSDSLLLMSAPHTGRPYALIRIFGSLGFCLAAYVIGLVLKLTGTGAAVSIALITTAVSLAIAWQLRDYRGAPGKMDFSGLVKLVRRPDIIAFFSIVLVLSVSHRMNDGFLALAMRERGASDALVGAAWSLSSLSEIPVLFLLGRYGSRFKELPLLAIAAAMYAIRFFLNARIEDPSLFLLTQLMHSVSFGIFFSTAIRYVATVIPDEYRASGMALYAVVWTGIAGVISGLAGGYWFQHLGSAPFFHIASGLALAASASILAIHACSRN; translated from the coding sequence ATGTCCGACATGACCGCCTCCAACACGCTGCTGGCTCCCGGAGCGGCAGCCCGGGAAGCCTGGAAACTTCGCGCATTCTGCTTTTCCATCTATGCCACCCAAGCCGTCCTGGTCTCCTATTTCCCGCTCTACTTCATCGACAAGGGATTTTCAAGCCAGCAGATCGGCTTCATCTATTCCTCGGGTCCGATGCTGTCGATCGCAGCCAATCTGGTCGCAGGAGCTCTGAGCGACAAATACCGGACGATCCGCCGCATCCTTCTCGCCCTGCTGTTCGGACAGCTCGCCTTTGCGGCGCTGCTGCTTCCGCTCAGCGCCTTCGGTCCGGTCGCGCTCGTCATGGCCGCCTTCTATCTGTGCCAGACTCCCGTCAACCCGCTCTCGGACAGCCTGCTTCTGATGTCGGCTCCCCATACCGGACGCCCTTATGCTCTTATCCGCATTTTCGGTTCCCTCGGCTTCTGCCTGGCCGCCTATGTCATCGGACTGGTGCTGAAGCTCACCGGAACAGGAGCGGCCGTATCGATCGCGCTGATTACGACGGCGGTGTCGCTCGCGATCGCCTGGCAGCTGAGAGACTATCGGGGAGCGCCCGGCAAAATGGACTTCTCCGGCCTCGTCAAGCTTGTCCGCAGGCCGGACATCATCGCCTTCTTCTCCATCGTGCTCGTGCTCTCCGTCTCCCACCGGATGAACGACGGCTTTCTCGCGCTCGCCATGCGCGAGCGCGGCGCCAGCGATGCGCTTGTCGGAGCGGCTTGGTCGCTGTCCTCGCTGAGCGAGATTCCCGTCCTGTTCCTGCTGGGACGGTACGGCAGCCGCTTCAAGGAGCTGCCGCTGCTCGCCATCGCGGCGGCGATGTACGCCATCCGCTTTTTCCTCAATGCCCGCATAGAGGATCCGTCGCTGTTCCTGCTGACGCAGCTGATGCACAGCGTATCGTTCGGCATCTTTTTCTCCACGGCCATCCGCTATGTCGCGACGGTGATTCCCGATGAATACCGCGCTTCCGGAATGGCGCTGTACGCCGTCGTATGGACGGGAATCGCCGGCGTAATCAGCGGCCTCGCCGGCGGTTATTGGTTCCAGCATCTGGGCAGCGCTCCGTTTTTCCACATCGCCTCCGGCCTTGCCCTGGCGGCATCGGCCAGCATCCTCGCCATCCATGCCTGTTCCCGGAACTGA